tgatgaTCTAGAATTCGAGTTTTAGTTAAGattggggggtttttgttggtttatatTAAGTTTGGGTGAGTATTAAATGGGTAGTTTTTAGGTGGATTTTtataatagtaattattttgtaaaGAATATATGgtttaaatgataatttaaaattagtacTATTATTAGTTTGGTAAGAGATGATAAGAGGGTGGTAAGTTATGGGTAATGGTTAAACTATgatttatattaaattttttggggttttttgtgcttttttttaaatttttgtggGGCCACAGCAAAGGAGCAGAGacaaaaaatatcacaaatatgGACATGATTTTATGCACAAATTATTAGACTAAAAGGTAAAAATGTCCggcaatgaaggaaaagaaagaattctcaAAAATGATTTATATTACAAGTGACTAGGAGAAAATGGCAACTCACAGAAATTGGCAAAGTTCACAGTTTCTGAAACCttccagtcatcagtgtccacagtgaagccttgagctcctggttcctcaggctgtagatgagggggttcagggctggaggcaccactgagtacagaactgacagggccagatccagggatggggaggagatggaggggggcttcaggtaggcaaaaaaACCAGTGCAGAGGAACAGAGAgaccacagccaggtgagggaggcaggtggaaaaggctttgtgcctcccctgctcagaggggatcctcagcacagccctgaagatctgcacataggagaaaacaatgaacacaaaacagccaaatACCAAACAGGCACTAACAGCAatgagcccaagttccctgaggtaggagtgtgagcaggagagtttgaggatctgtgggatttcacagaagaactggcccagggcattgccatggcacaggggcagggaaaatgtattggctgtgtgcagcagagcatggagaaaggcactggcccaggcagctgctgccatgtgggcacaagctctgctgcccaggagggtcccgtagtgcaggggtttgcagatggacacgtagcggtcgtagcacatgatggtcaggagggaataTTCTGTTCCAATGAagaatgtaaagaaaaacacctgagcagcacatgcagagtaggagatgttgttggtgtgccagagggaattgtgcatggctttggggacagtggtgcagatggagcccaggtcagtgagggccaggttgagcaggaagaagaacatgggggtgtgcaggtggtggccgcaggctacggcgctgatgatgaggccgttggccaggagggcagccagggagatgcccaggaagaggcagaagtgcaggagctgcagctgccgcgtgtctgccaatgccagcaggaggaagtgcctgatggagctgctgttggacatttgctgtgtcttggcatggggatctgtaagaacagtaatcatggaatagtttggtttggagatgacttgaaatatcccagcccagcttggtgtcactttccccccactgcctgctcagggctctgctgcctggagctctccctgccagctgctgcttccctgtgcccagggctgggccctgccagtgctgccagagcccagcccagccctgggggctcagctctgccctgcagacccctcccagcacagggcactgccagggccagctctgcctctgcaggctctgatggcaaaATCAGAGCAACCTAGAGGATGCTGGAAAAGTCACACTGATGGTGCCTGTAAGGGACCCTGTGCTGATTTCTGTCACTGTCTGGTTTATTCAGACCTGAGAGAAaactttttcatctttctcaaCCTCATCTGAAACATGAATATCAATGTGCAGTGTTCCATCTTGGCAACCCtgagcagtagattataaaatcaggattttctcttttatgcagcccctgacttgctgtgctccctttataatctatttggaaatgttctgtagttaaatgtcatgctgggagcagtcctgatcaatgcaccatcctcaccacacaaggagaacacttccaagtctcaccagctgtctccctccacccagaccttgtcccccagtgctgtcagcagctcccagggctggctgagagctgtccctggcaggcagcagagtccctgcccagcacagcaccctgggctgcaggaccctgctctgcaggacagccctgggcacccctggctgctctacaggagagagaatcagagaatgtactcacagagtctgtgggcattgggatgttccagctttaggagatcactgcaggagctgcagctgcattgtcctgcagccagaggcttcctgtgtccagggctgggagtgattctgccccaggcacttgtgagcatcttcccagccctgactgattgaagctctctgtgcctctgtgctgtgcctggggtggctgcagggcagtgccctcagccctgctgtgctgggagaagagctgctcagcaagagaaatgggtttttgAATCTCTTCTTGGTTACCAGGATTGTCCTCTATGCcaggatcccagcccagctcagcagcacagacagagcacaaggactttaatgaccgtctctgggatttggtgctgtttacatcagactCAGTCCCTCAGAGAGTGTGTTCAAAAAACTTGTCAACAACTGAAAGTCAGAttgaaacttcaaaatatcTTAAACTTTTAATagatcccactgagggacagGAATGAGAAAGTGTCTCCAcgttccagttagagcagaacactgtaGGCAGTGATGACTggtggggacaaacaagggaaaggtgtctgtgatgctgagcaaacctggatgtgtctcagcaatgccaagggccaagggctgagccccagcccctggcaaggcagatcctgtccctccctccttgctcagggctcttcccggggcactgggctctggggatgtgcaatgccaagggcagcaccatggggcggcccctgccaggctgctgagcagggacaaggaggcaatgaggccccagcacagcaaggctcacttgtcccctgctggccaagggcccagggccagcagccatggccaaagtgctgcagcacttggctctggcagggcctttcagctgctgcccatccctgtgccctctgcagcccaggctgtcctacggtgtccatgccctgcccctctgtccctgcaggctgtcctcatcccccggctgccccacctggctggccccttcctttgctgacagctctgcgtcctgcctgcctctgcctgcacacacaaagccttgggctgctccagattCCTTCTGGATGCCAGGTTTCACTACAGCCCTGCCCTACgagtgaaatttctttaaccttgggtccagtctggacCATCCCATCTGCTCTTGGcatcaattctttctttttttctcaggctgttttcaaCTATGTCCAAAGGATCCTCTATCTATGAaacctcccttctctccctccctgggctctcttctgtcctcagtctccactgaacacagagctcctttgtccttaTACATTGGTCATGTtcttgcagcctccaaacccaaacttgGGAGATTCACAGAATTCTTAGAATTCAGAAAACTCACAGAATGAGTAGGTTGGAAGACACCTTCAGGAACATCAAGTCTAACCCATGCCCTAATACCTCACCTTGACCATGGCCACAAGTGCCACATACAGTGGTTTTTTTAACACATCCAGGGTGgcgactccaccacctccctgggcagaccattccagtacttcatcactctttccatgaaaaattttAGTCAGTATATAAGGTTTGGGGGAATTAAACATGTGACCGGGATACCTAATTCCCCAACTGGTCAAGCCATAGTAGAAAGAGCTAACGGAACAGTAAAACAATACCTAAAGAAATTTAGGGAAGTAAAAGAACCACAAGAAAAACTATTAAGATGTCTTTTTGTATTGAATTATTTGTGTGTATTTGGGTAGAATAAGGTCCCAGCGGCGATAAGACACTATTCGCCCCCAGTGGAGGAAACAAAGGAGCGCATCTGGGTGCTCTATCAAGATCCAAAAACGGGGGCCTGGGGTGAGCCAGCAGAAGTTTTATACTGGGGACGAGGTTATCTTTGTGTGTCTACGCCAACAGGGCCACTATGGGTTCCGGCCAGGTGGACTAAAGCAGCTGTGAAGGAAGTTGCGGATGTCGCCCGAACGGTCAGCTGATCCAAAGATGGACCTCCTGCGCGACCATCTGGCCCTTGACCTGCTTCTCCAAACATTGCAAGGTGTTGTTGGCAGACCACTTAGCTGGAACTGGGAAAGGGCAGAAGACGTGATTCACCTCACTAGACTGTTAAAGGAAGAGGTGGCCAGTCAGATTGGACTGGCATCATGGTACTGTTTGGATTGTGGGGCTGGTGATGAGGTGATAGTGCTGTAGAGGTGTGGGGGATGTGGTGAAAAAGTGTTGGATCATCAATTGGCCCTGCACTACCCCCTCTGCCTATCCTGCCGGTGGCGGGAACAGCGCAAATCTTGGTGGTGAGATGCTCAAAATTTAACCCAATCAGGGTCATTGCGAGAGGCACGCCAGCTTTTTGAGAATCGAGAAGAATGGGGATGGTCGGTAGCTAAGTGGGAAGTTATACAATGTACTAAGTATATAGCTTGTTGCTTGCAAACGAGAATTTTTGCAATAGTATGTGAAAAGAAAAGTGGCTTTTGTAAGGGCTTGTCAGGCCCAGACCTAGAACAGCTTGCACGGAGAGCACCCGAACAGGTTGAGGCATTGGCGGTGCGTGGCTCCTTGAAAGCTTTAGATAAGCTTAATCAAAAACTAAGTAAGTTAGGAATTACAACCTAAAAATGATAAATATTGGATTAGTGTTCTGTGACTGCAAGTTGCCTGTTACCCTTGGGTTCCTGCTCGACCCAAAGAAAACGTGTGGGTAACCCTGGCCAATAAAACAGGCCAGGAGGCCATATGTTtgtccctctcttctccaggcaactCTTTTTCCACCTGTTTGGTAGGGGTACCTGTAGAAACCCCATGCCTGCAGCAGGTTTTTAGTTGTCAATCTAATAACTCAAGGGCTTATGCGGACCAATGGGACAGTACGATCCCATACTTCCCATTAGCATCAATGGAGCCCCAGGAACTAGAGCTGTTGGCATCGGTAGCAGCAGACTGGTGCATCTTCTTTAACTGGTCAAGTGTCCAAAGACGGAAGATAGGCACCAACCATAGCGTCATTGTTAACTCCAGTCTGCCGGTTTATAGAAACTCCTCAGCATGGTGCAATTATACGAGCAATATCATTTCTCGCTCTTCAAATAATCCCATACAGTTGCCAACTGGAATCTTTTTAATATGTGGAGATAGAGCCTGGCCTAACATCCCTTCCCGATTAGTGGGTGGGCCCTGTACATTAGGTTGGCTTACATTGCTTGCTCCTAACAACTCCATGATATTACAGGCACATAAACAGCACTATCGTGCCAAAAGATTTGCGCATGCCTTTGATGCCAAATGTGATGACTGAGCCAAATTCTGGTCCCCAGAACAAATTATTGCAGCATCATTATTAGCTCCGGGACTAGCAAGCGCAGGAGCATTAGACCTTTTAAATAAACTAGGCTGCTGGCTCGCAAAACAAACTAACGCCACGACAACTGCTATATCAGAACTTTTATTAGATACTGATTCAATACGCCACACTACGCTACAGAACAGAGCTGCAATAGATTTTTTGCTATTAACTCAAGGACATGGATGTGAAGAATTCGAGGGGATGTGTTGCATGAACCTTTCTGATCACTCAAAATCAATTCACGCACAGTTGGCTAAGCTACAAACACTTACTAGTCATTTGCAGCAGAATACCGGACTAGGTCTGACAGATTGGCTGTGATCTTTAGGACTAGGCCCTTGGGTAACATCTTTATTACAACAATTAATTTGATTGGCGTTGTTGTTTtagttattttgatttttgtgccCTGTATTTTAAACTGTATACGCCAAGCCATTCAACTATCGGTCAACAAGGCCACTACCAGTGCCTTTATTTATAACTCCCTTAATAAAGACGGGGGAATTGTGGAAGAATGGCTTAAAGAGAAAGACCATATTCCCATGCAAGAACTAGCTGACGGGAAAATACTGggctttgggaaaatactgacaGTAGATATTTTGAAGGACAGCATTTTCTTGAGCAACAGATATGCAATCATTTTTGCAATAACAGGATACTGCAGTTAAGATAGCATGCAGAACCTCCACAGCTAAAAGATCACAAGAAGGAGGAACTGGGTGGGACTGACCTTTGCTGTGGTAGCCAATGATTAGCTTGCTTTTGCAGTATGTATGAGCTTAATTATTGATGATATAAATGTAAACAAAAGCATTCAATAAAGTGATCATTCACATtgagtgctgcatttctcccGCCAACTCCGACAGACAACAGTGGCAAATTGACTTTCCAGAACTCCCCAGAAAAGGGGGGTAGGGATATTTGCTGGTGTTTACAGATTCCTTTTCAGGGTGCCCAGAGGCTTTATCCACCAGAactgccaaagcctgggaggtAACCAGGGTATTGTTACAAGAGATAATAACACACTTCAGAGTTCCAGCCACGGTATCTTCAGATAGAGGGCCacatttgatttcaaaaataGTGCACCTAATCAGTCGTCACCTGGGCATAGACTGGGAGATCCATACCCCATATGGTCCACAGTCAAGTGGCCGAGTAGAGAAAATTAGTCATTAAATAAAGCAGCAAATTGTGAGGCTGGGACAAGAAGCTAATTTACCCTGGCCTCAAGCTCTCCCACTGGCATTGATGGGGATCTGAACCAAGCCAGGAGCCAAAGAAAAACTAAgttcctttgaaatgctttatggGAGACCATATGGAGTGCAAAAGGGATTGTCCACTGaagtgggggaagaaaggaTGATTGCCTGTATGGTAGCCTTAAGTGAGAAACTCAGAGAAATTGAGAAACATGTGGCTGGAACTcggagcagagggacagacggagcagtgcaggacacacagcctggagaTGATGTGTTTGTTAATTCTCTTACAGAGAGAACTCTGGAGCCACAGTGGGAGGGTCCATACCAGGTGCTCCTTACTGGAGGATGTTAaagtggagagcagcactgacttcCTTAGTGGCAATACATGGAGATGCAATGAGGGATACACGCCGAGAAGAGCGAGCTGTGGagataaactggaaaaagggaaaggtatcaatattattaaataaagaATTTACTAATTTTCTAGAAAAGAGGGGACTGAGACAGAGAAATTCAGAATTAGGAATTGAGAATCAAGAAATGCTTTGAGTAAAAGGGGGCTGACAAAAGCAAATGGAATTCCTAAACATTTACTGTGCTTACAAGAACAGGAGGAGACCAAAGTCACAAGATGAGATAAAGAGCTAGAATGCacaaacaggatgcaaggacCACAGGACAAAGGGGTTTTTCAGAGCcctgaagcaggaaaactggTATCAAAGTCCAGAAGATGACCAAAGGACTAAAAAGAGCATGCACAAGCAGacaaggtgaaaagttcaaCGGAGAGGAAGACTGTTTACTTCATCCCAAGGACCCCCAGAAAACCACCAGAGTgaccaacaaggagcagtgctcagtCCCACAGAGGTGTGGagctaattttaatacaaagctGGGACAAGCAGGCTTAGGAAATGAACATGTGTTAGGTGAATGGTGTAGTCCTGGTttgtagagaataaaaagagaggcactgttggatcccagaaacctggggtttttgag
This region of Cinclus cinclus unplaced genomic scaffold, bCinCin1.1 SCAFFOLD_32, whole genome shotgun sequence genomic DNA includes:
- the LOC134057367 gene encoding olfactory receptor 14J1-like, which gives rise to MCYDRYVSICKPLHYGTLLGSRACAHMAAAAWASAFLHALLHTANTFSLPLCHGNALGQFFCEIPQILKLSCSHSYLRELGLIAVSACLVFGCFVFIVFSYVQIFRAVLRIPSEQGRHKAFSTCLPHLAVVSLFLCTGFFAYLKPPSISSPSLDLALSVLYSVVPPALNPLIYSLRNQELKASLWTLMTGRFQKL